The Vibrio quintilis DNA window CGAGTGGACTTTTTCGGGTAGCAATTCGGACTGGACGGTTATTTGTCATAGTTATTTCTGATTTTTCTATCGCTGATGGCCTGAGTTCATCCTAACATTCTTTTCAGAAAAATCGAAAATCAAGAATAAATAAGTGAATCTGGTTGAATAATGACTCGCATTATTTTATTTTTGTGATGTAGCTCTTGTTTATAGAATGAGCTATTATTTAGAAGTAACGAATGAGAATATTGATAATTTGGTGAAGTAGCTCGTGTTTCCCTGTAAAGCCCGGGGCTAAATCTTTACCAGAGATAAATAAAATGATACATTGATCACGTTTTTCCCACGATATTGTGCGGATTGTGAGCAACTTAACAGACTGTATTTAACCAAGGATATCACCCTTGCTAAGCTATACTGAGACTTTGATAGAAAGATTAGATCATCTGAATCAGCTGCGCACTGAGCGTGCGCTTGCATTGATGGATCTTCAAAGTCAACGTGTATTTCGTCTCATTCCCGCACTTTTTCATTTCAACCATCCAGCGATTCCCGGTTATTTCAATCAAGATGTTCCTTTCGGTGTCTGGGGATTTAAACCTGATGTTTACCAGCAACGTTTCGTCAGTGATACAGAGTTAACACTGGGTCATGCGCTTTATCAGGAGCCAACGCCACATATTCTGGGCTTGTACACGATGGGAAGTACTTCCTCTATTGGTCAGAGTACTTCCAGTGATCTGGACATCTGGGTATGCATTCACTCTTCCATGGGGCTGGAATTAAGAGAAAAGCTGGCTAAAAAATGTTTGTTGCTGACCGACTGGGCAAAAACTCAGGGGGTGGAAGCCAACTTTTTTATCATGGATGAGCAGCGTTTTCGTCATCAGCATTCTGAAGAAATGACGGGGGAGAACTGCGGTTCTTCTCAGCATTTATTGCTACTGGATGAATTTTACCGCTCTGCGGTTCGTCTGGCGGGAAAACGTCTCTTATGGCAGATTGTTCCTCCTGAGATGGAAGAGTGCTACGACGAGTATACGCAGCAGCTTTGTCAAAAGTCTTATATTAATTGTGACGAATGGTTCGACTTTGGCCGGCTGAACCATATCCCGGCTGAAGAATATTTTGGGGCGAATCTTTGGCAGCTGTATAAAAGTATTGATTCACCATATAAGTCTGTTCTGAAAGCGATCCTGCTAGAAGCCTATTCCTGGGAATATCCACATACACAACTGCTAAGTATAGATAGTAAGCGGCGGTTTTTTACGCATGAGCCTGAGTTATATGGCATCGATGCTTATTACCTGATGCTGGAAAAGGTGACTCAGTATCTTGAGCGTATCAACGATCAAACCCGGCTAAATTTGGTCCGGCGCTGCTTTTATTTAAAAACGCATGAAAAGTTATCCCGTGAGCCGGGGGTCGGCTCTATGCCGTGGCGCCGGGCTGCACTCCAGGAGCTTTCTGAGGCCTGGGGCTGGTCTGCTGAAGAAATTGAAGGCCTCGATAATCGCCGGAACTGGAAAGTAGAGCAGGTTAAAGTTGTTCACGGTGATTTACTGGATGCTTTAATGCAAAGTTACCGGAATCTGATTCAGTTTGCCCGCCGTAATGATATTACCTCTTCTATTAGTCCTCAGGATATTTCTATTCTTGCCCGGAAACTGTATACCGCCTTTGAAATCCTTCCGGGTAAAGTGACGCTGCTGAATCCTCAGATTTCACCCGATTTACATGAGTCTGATTTGTCGTTTATTGAAGTGCAGCAAGGGCGGACAAATCCAAATGGCTGGTATCTTTATAAGCAGCCACTTGTGGCACATCAGCTGATTGGTCAGCGATATTTAGAGCATCATGAATATCTGAGTAAACTGGTCTCATGGGCTTTTTTCAATGGGCTGATTACGGAGTCAACCCGGTTGGATGCCGTCATCCGTGATGGGCAGCTGGATATTGATAAGTTATATCAAATGGTCAGCGATTTACGGAATACCTTCTCATTGCATAAACGCCGTCCGACTATGCAGGCATTGGCGAGTCCCTGTGAAATCAACCAGCTTGCCATGTTTATTAATTTTGAACGGGATCCTACCTGTAATATTTCCGGGAAAACCCTCAAAATTGATTTGAAGACGGTCGATGTATTGAGCTTTGGCCGACAGCAGGAATGTCTGGTTGGTAGTATTGATTTAGTGTACCGAAACTCCTGGCATGAGGTCCGCACCTTACATTTTGAAGGTGAAACAGCAATTCTTGATGCGCTTAAGACGATGTTATGCAAAATGCATCAGGATGCACTTCCTCCCGAATCTGTCGATGTTTTTTGTTACAGTAAGAATTTGCGGGGCGTGATCCGGAATGCAATTTACCAGCTTTTAGCTGAATGTATTGATTTAAGATTAAAACCGATTGATCAAATGAAACGTCGCCGCTTTAAAGCGTTGCGGGTGCAGGATCAAATGTACGGATTCTTTTTTGAACGCCGGGGTGTTTCAGTTCAGCGGCTTGAAAATTCCGTCGACTTTTATCGTAGTATTTCTATCAATAAAGTGAATGGTTCACCTTTACTGATGATTGACCGTGAACAGGATTTCCATTTACCGGATGTCATTGATGGCTTTGCCAGTGAAGGTCTGATCCAGTTCTTCTTCGAAGATTCTGAGAAAGGTTTTAATATTTACGTGTTGGATGAGTCGAACCGGGTG harbors:
- a CDS encoding class I adenylate cyclase, with amino-acid sequence MLSYTETLIERLDHLNQLRTERALALMDLQSQRVFRLIPALFHFNHPAIPGYFNQDVPFGVWGFKPDVYQQRFVSDTELTLGHALYQEPTPHILGLYTMGSTSSIGQSTSSDLDIWVCIHSSMGLELREKLAKKCLLLTDWAKTQGVEANFFIMDEQRFRHQHSEEMTGENCGSSQHLLLLDEFYRSAVRLAGKRLLWQIVPPEMEECYDEYTQQLCQKSYINCDEWFDFGRLNHIPAEEYFGANLWQLYKSIDSPYKSVLKAILLEAYSWEYPHTQLLSIDSKRRFFTHEPELYGIDAYYLMLEKVTQYLERINDQTRLNLVRRCFYLKTHEKLSREPGVGSMPWRRAALQELSEAWGWSAEEIEGLDNRRNWKVEQVKVVHGDLLDALMQSYRNLIQFARRNDITSSISPQDISILARKLYTAFEILPGKVTLLNPQISPDLHESDLSFIEVQQGRTNPNGWYLYKQPLVAHQLIGQRYLEHHEYLSKLVSWAFFNGLITESTRLDAVIRDGQLDIDKLYQMVSDLRNTFSLHKRRPTMQALASPCEINQLAMFINFERDPTCNISGKTLKIDLKTVDVLSFGRQQECLVGSIDLVYRNSWHEVRTLHFEGETAILDALKTMLCKMHQDALPPESVDVFCYSKNLRGVIRNAIYQLLAECIDLRLKPIDQMKRRRFKALRVQDQMYGFFFERRGVSVQRLENSVDFYRSISINKVNGSPLLMIDREQDFHLPDVIDGFASEGLIQFFFEDSEKGFNIYVLDESNRVEVYHQFSGSKDDMVASLNNFYTSMRDENKVSSKFINFNLPQYYQILHPEDGCSYIIPYRSDSSSGSAERGSDSLSQRFG